In Stigmatella aurantiaca, one DNA window encodes the following:
- a CDS encoding HTH domain-containing protein gives MTFYEAALRILESEGRPLHFLEITEKSIAQNLLSHVGKTPEITMLSRLAAMARRTRDRKVVVTSKDTFALVDWALQEDLEALAQTGVVEPNPEEDLPPLRPAERHPEPRTDNVRATGRGSERKRRREDEEERGGRKRRFPPLPEVVFEILSEAEAGLRAEQLIERARTRELAPEDITVEAVLTALLEDNQRRIDAGRRPQFSFNKQSSEVSLERAGSPSEAPPLELQAAFAAALGIPLEGGRPLLARPAAAAGTAETLVDPAQLATLKTALKDVRRTVARGLRKRLGELEVGTFEKSVVKMMHALHFRELKVAKRSKEGPLLTARKREGSVELRYAVRLLKGTSTVDRKMVQELRRDLGHYSAQVGLLVSAGEARGDARTEAQASGALVMLWCGDALGEKFLEAKTAVSITQVELFDIDERFFEAAKLDADEAQRRREERQREKQKGEPGGKETSSRRADESEQDKEQDLAEEPKPIEVEVRESSLSAVPPPPPPEDEEQGEEGDDEGDDEDLEAASAFVGGTPEGGASAEGGSPSERKRRRRRRRGRRGRGNKPEAGAPGAAPAGEAAPEGAPAVGAVAAVEAAAVAAEALQPAEEAPQPAGEAPQPAGEAPQPAGEAPAAAEPPPAPPTEEESSEGGTSEGNPS, from the coding sequence ATGACATTTTACGAGGCCGCGCTCCGAATCCTGGAGAGCGAAGGTCGTCCCCTCCACTTTCTCGAAATTACCGAGAAGTCCATCGCTCAGAACCTCCTGTCCCATGTTGGAAAGACGCCAGAAATCACGATGCTGTCGCGGCTGGCCGCGATGGCACGGCGGACGCGGGATCGCAAGGTGGTCGTGACCTCCAAGGACACGTTTGCCTTGGTGGACTGGGCTTTGCAGGAGGATCTGGAAGCATTGGCACAGACCGGGGTGGTGGAGCCGAACCCGGAAGAGGATCTGCCGCCGCTGCGCCCCGCGGAGCGCCACCCGGAGCCGCGCACGGACAACGTGCGGGCCACGGGCCGGGGCAGCGAGCGCAAGCGCCGCCGGGAGGACGAGGAGGAGCGCGGTGGCCGCAAGCGCCGGTTCCCGCCCCTGCCGGAGGTGGTGTTCGAGATCCTCAGCGAGGCGGAGGCGGGCCTGCGGGCCGAGCAGCTCATCGAGCGCGCCCGGACGCGGGAGCTGGCCCCCGAGGACATCACCGTGGAGGCGGTGCTCACCGCGCTCCTGGAGGACAACCAGCGGCGCATCGACGCGGGGCGCCGTCCCCAGTTCTCCTTCAACAAGCAGTCGAGCGAGGTGAGCCTGGAGCGCGCGGGCTCGCCCAGCGAGGCGCCTCCCCTGGAGCTGCAGGCGGCGTTCGCCGCGGCCCTGGGCATTCCCCTGGAGGGGGGACGGCCCCTCCTGGCGCGCCCCGCAGCCGCCGCGGGAACGGCCGAGACGCTGGTGGACCCGGCGCAGCTGGCCACGCTCAAGACGGCGCTCAAGGACGTGCGCCGCACGGTGGCGCGGGGCCTGCGCAAGCGCCTGGGCGAGCTGGAGGTGGGCACGTTCGAGAAGTCCGTCGTGAAGATGATGCACGCGCTGCACTTCCGGGAGCTGAAGGTCGCCAAGCGCTCCAAGGAAGGCCCCCTGCTCACCGCGCGCAAGCGCGAGGGCAGCGTGGAGCTGCGCTACGCGGTGCGGCTGCTCAAGGGCACCTCCACCGTGGACCGCAAGATGGTGCAGGAGCTGCGCAGGGACCTGGGCCACTACTCGGCGCAGGTGGGCCTGCTGGTGAGCGCGGGCGAGGCGCGCGGCGATGCGCGCACCGAGGCGCAGGCCAGCGGCGCGCTGGTGATGCTGTGGTGCGGCGACGCGCTCGGCGAGAAGTTCCTCGAGGCGAAGACGGCGGTGTCCATCACCCAGGTGGAGCTGTTCGACATCGACGAGCGCTTCTTCGAGGCGGCGAAGCTCGATGCCGACGAGGCCCAGCGCCGGCGCGAGGAGCGTCAGCGCGAGAAGCAGAAGGGCGAGCCGGGCGGCAAGGAGACCTCCTCCCGGCGTGCCGACGAGTCCGAGCAGGACAAGGAGCAGGACCTCGCCGAGGAGCCCAAGCCCATCGAGGTGGAGGTGCGCGAGAGCAGCCTCTCCGCGGTGCCGCCCCCGCCGCCCCCGGAGGACGAGGAGCAGGGCGAGGAGGGTGACGACGAAGGGGACGATGAGGATCTCGAGGCCGCGAGTGCCTTCGTGGGAGGCACCCCCGAGGGAGGCGCGTCCGCGGAGGGCGGCTCCCCATCCGAGCGCAAGCGCCGCCGCCGCCGTCGCCGTGGGCGCCGGGGCCGTGGCAACAAGCCCGAGGCCGGCGCCCCGGGTGCGGCGCCGGCAGGGGAGGCGGCTCCTGAGGGAGCGCCTGCCGTGGGCGCAGTGGCCGCCGTCGAGGCCGCCGCCGTGGCCGCAGAGGCACTGCAGCCTGCGGAGGAGGCACCCCAGCCTGCCGGGGAGGCCCCACAGCCTGCTGGAGAGGCACCCCAGCCTGCTGGGGAGGCACCCGCCGCCGCGGAGCCGCCGCCTGCCCCGCCCACCGAGGAGGAATCTTCCGAGGGAGGCACTTCCGAGGGGAACCCGAGCTAA